The following are encoded in a window of Penicillium oxalicum strain HP7-1 chromosome II, whole genome shotgun sequence genomic DNA:
- a CDS encoding Aspartate--tRNA ligase codes for MSIKRALTKAIRGNTDNEEASSGSHIRSLSLGPSKARTSTSLDSRKSHDATPSASPRRSILGTFFRDRDYISSSEDQSDDSSATGNLSKNQQKRLARQQRRNERSRLSEDLVSESDHRRKEEELAKAAAEETAEMKARYGELPLMQSQSRPRETRIALDDITPAMEGQEVYFTARLHVIRRMSAKLVFLVFRQQLSTFQGVLHERPGISSIAMISWVEHLRVGSFLRVRGKVQKPEVPVLGCSIHDVELAIDSVHLLVKREEPVPFSVYEAEIQTNEEDKAEGRRSHIPDRTRLSNRLLDLRTATSQSIFRLQSATCNLFRGALDERGFIEIHTPKLQGAATESGASVFQVNYFGRPAFLAQSPQLAKQMAIAADFGRVYEIGAVFRAENSNTHRHLTEYTGLDIEMAIEEHYHEMLEVLDATIKNILSGIYTKYRREVDTIKHQFPSEDVIWLEQTPIIRFSDGIQMLNDSGWRTEEGEMLPLDEDLSTRDEIRLGELVKEKYGTDYYVLDKFPRGARPFYTMPDPEDDKYTNSFDMFIRGQEIVSGGQRIHDPHMLEENMRNVGINPDDMEEYLEAFRWGAPPHAGAGIGLERMLMLLLKVGNIRLTSLFHRDPKSLPAKPPVPQLRHPEASTVEPPWLERSRVAENESELQPLEKLVANYGDATSTSWFDERFKIWRDMMTGAAVAYVPSSNNYVIIPGNPACDPSQYSRTITQFLQWLRRETKYKPIWILCSPEIETILGERLGWRSLSCIAEERVEPSANQAASDGELARKLRRAENEGIKIVSLNQGELPSEEIRQKIDERIHEWLANRKGTQVHLSEIRPWVDHDHRWYFYAVDKEGVICAFVALVMISPAHGMQVKYSLDFPNSPNGVIEYIVTQAIQTAGKGGVKGLTFGAGATSHLTPGHNLHGAKIRMLERTYEALAKQFHLVRKSEFRAKLGATEEPLYISYPAHGLGSKGIRAVLNFFED; via the coding sequence ATGTCCATCAAACGGGCGCTCACCAAAGCCATTCGTGGCAACACCGACAACGAGGAAGCTTCGTCAGGTAGCCATATTCGGTCCCTCTCCCTGGGCCCCTCCAAAGCGCGGACCTCCACCTCGCTCGATTCTCGAAAGTCCCACGATGCTACGCCGTCGGCCTCGCCTCGCCGTAGTATTTTGGGTACGTTCTTCCGGGACAGAGACTACATCTCCTCGTCAGAAGATCAGTCAGACGACTCCTCGGCGACGGGCAATCTCAGCAAAAATCAGCAGAAGCGACTGGCACGTCAACAACGCCGCAATGAGCGGAGTCGCCTCAGCGAGGACCTGGTGTCCGAGTCAGACCATCGccggaaagaagaagaacttgcCAAAGCTGCGGCGGAGGAGACAGCCGAGATGAAAGCGCGTTATGGCGAATTGCCGCTGATGCAATCGCAAAGCCGGCCTCGCGAGACTCGTATCGCCCTGGACGACATCACTCCAGCGATGGAGGGCCAGGAGGTTTACTTTACCGCACGCCTGCACGTCATCCGCCGGATGAGCGCCAAGTTAGTCTTCCTGGTCTTTCGCCAGCAGTTGAGTACCTTTCAAGGTGTGCTTCACGAGCGTCCAGGGATCTCATCCATTGCCATGATCTCCTGGGTCGAGCACCTGCGAGTCGGCTCCTTCCTGCGCGTTCGCGGCAAGGTTCAGAAGCCTGAGGTGCCCGTTCTGGGTTGCAGTATCCATGACGTCGAGCTTGCGATTGATTCTGTGCACCTCCTTGTCAAGCGCGAGGAGCCGGTTCCTTTCAGCGTATACGAGGCTGAGATTCAAACcaacgaggaagacaagGCCGAGGGCCGCCGTAGTCACATTCCGGACCGCACTCGACTGAGCAATCGTCTCCTGGATCTTCGCACCGCGACCTCCCAATCCATCTTTCGTTTGCAGTCCGCAACGTGCAATCTTTTCCGGGGCGCTCTCGATGAGCGAGGCTTTATTGAGATTCACACCCCCAAGCTACAGGGTGCGGCTACTGAGTCGGGTGCAAGCGTCTTCCAGGTGAATTACTTTGGTCGCCCGGCCTTTTTGGCCCAGTCACCCCAGTTGGCGAAGCAGATGGCCATTGCCGCCGATTTTGGTCGTGTGTACGAGATCGGTGCGGTCTTCCGTGCAGAGAACTCAAATACCCATCGCCACTTGACAGAGTACACCGGACTTGACATTGAGATGGCGATCGAGGAACACTACCATGAAATGTTGGAGGTCCTGGACGCAACAATCAAAAATATCTTGAGCGGCATCTACACCAAGTATCGCCGCGAAGTCGACACTATCAAGCACCAGTTCCCGTCAGAGGATGTTATTTGGCTCGAGCAGACGCCCATCATCCGCTTCTCTGACGGCATTCAGATGCTGAACGACTCCGGCTGGCGGACCGAGGAGGGCGAAATGCTTCCCCTCGATGAGGATCTCTCGACCAGGGATGAAATTCGTCTCGGTGAGTTAGTCAAGGAGAAGTACGGTACCGACTATTACGTCCTCGACAAATTCCCTCGTGGCGCGCGTCCCTTCTACACAATGCCTGACCCCGAAGACGACAAGTACACAAATTCGTTCGACATGTTCATCCGAGGCCAAGAAATTGTCTCGGGTGGTCAGCGTATTCATGACCCCCACATGCTTGAGGAGAACATGCGCAATGTCGGCATCAACCCAGACGACATGGAGGAGTACCTGGAGGCTTTCCGCTGGGGCGCGCCACCCCATGCTGGTGCCGGTATTGGTCTTGAGCGAATGTTGATGCTCTTGCTCAAGGTGGGCAACATCCGACTTACTTCGCTCTTCCACCGTGATCCCAAGAGCCTGCCGGCCAAGCCCCCCGTGCCGCAACTCCGTCACCCGGAAGCTTCCACCGTTGAACCGCCATGGCTCGAACGCTCCCGTGTCGCCGAGAACGAGAGCGAGCTACAGCCCTTGGAGAAGTTGGTTGCAAATTACGGAGATGCCACCTCCACTTCTTGGTTCGACGAGCGCTTCAAAATCTGGCGAGACATGATGACGGGTGCGGCTGTAGCCTACGTGCCCAGCAGCAACAATTATGTGATTATTCCCGGAAATCCCGCATGCGATCCCTCCCAGTACTCGCGAACTATCACACAGTTCCTCCAGTGGCTTCGCCGAGAGACAAAGTACAAGCCCATCTGGATCCTGTGCTCGCCGGAGATTGAGACCATCCTTGGTGAGCGTCTTGGATGGCGCAGCTTGTCCTGCATTGCGGAGGAACGTGTCGAGCCCTCCGCCAATCAAGCCGCCTCCGATGGTGAGTTGGCCCGCAAGTTGCGCCGTGCTGAAAACGAAGGCATAAAGATTGTCTCGCTCAACCAGGGCGAGCTCCCTTCGGAAGAGATTCGTCAAAAGATCGACGAGCGTATCCACGAGTGGCTGGCCAATCGCAAGGGTACTCAGGTGCATCTTTCTGAAATCCGACCCTGGGTTGACCACGATCATCGTTGGTACTTCTATGCCGTCGACAAAGAGGGCGTCATCTGCGCCTTCGTCGCACTAGTGATGATCTCGCCTGCACATGGTATGCAGGTCAAGTACAGCTTGGACTTCCCCAACTCGCCCAACGGTGTCATTGAATACATTGTCACTCAGGCCATTCAAACCGCTGGCAAGGGTGGCGTCAAGGGGTTGACCTTTGGTGCTGGTGCCACCAGTCACTTGACTCCCGGTCACAATTTACACGGTGCCAAGATTCGAATGTTGGAGCGCACCTATGAGGCTCTTGCCAAGCAGTTCCACTTGGTACGGAAGAGCGAGTTCCGTGCCAAGCTCGGCGCTACTGAGGAACCTCTTTACATTTCCTACCCAGCTCATGGTCTTGGCTCCAAGGGAATCCGCGCGGTGCTCAACTTCTTTGAAGACTAA